A DNA window from Camelina sativa cultivar DH55 chromosome 17, Cs, whole genome shotgun sequence contains the following coding sequences:
- the LOC104756847 gene encoding sphinganine C4-monooxygenase 1-like — MGFVLSDELLGAFAPIVVYWVYSGIYVSLSSLESYRLHSKVDEDEKNLVSKSNVVKGVLLQQLIQAIVAILLFTVTGSDADSSKTKQFSLLVLASQCVTAMLVLDTWQYFMHRYMHHNKFLYKHIHSQHHRLVVPYAYGALYNHPVEGLILDTVGGALSFLISGMSPRTSIFFFSFATIKTVDDHCGLCLPGNLFHMFFKNNTAYHDVHHQLYGSKFNFSQPFFVMWDRILGTYMPYSLEKRKDGGFEARPTKQVQD; from the exons ATGGGTTTTGTTCTGTCTGACGAATTGCTAGGAGCTTTTGCTCCGATTGTGGTGTATTGGGTTTACTCTGGGATTTATGTATCGCTCTCTTCGTTGGAGAGCTATAGATTACATTCCAAGGTTGATGAAGACGAGAAGAATCTTGTCTCCAAGTCCAATGTTGTTAAAGGTGTTCTTCTCCAGCAGCTTATTCAAGCCATCGTCGCTATCCTTTTGTTCACG GTGACAGGAAGTGATGCTGATTCCAGCAAGACGAAACAATTTTCTCTATTGGTTCTAGCTAGCCAGTGTGTAACCGCCATGTTAGTCCTTGACACATGGCAATACTTCATGCATAGGTATATGCATCACAACAAGTTCTTATACAAACATATCCACTCTCAGCACCATAGGCTTGTTGTTCCCTATGCCTATGGAGCTCTATACAATCATCCAGTAGAAGGACTTATTCTCGATACAGTTGGTGGCGCTTTATCTTTTCTCATCTCGGGTATGTCTCCAAGaacttcaatcttcttcttctcctttgctaCTATCAAAACCGTGGATGACCATTGCGGACTCTGCCTCCCCGGGAACCTCTTCCATATGTTTTTCAAGAACAACACTGCGTATCATGATGTGCATCATCAGCTTTATGGAAGCAAATTCAACTTCTCTCAGCCTTTCTTTGTCATGTGGGATCGGATTCTCGGTACTTACATGCCTTACTCACTTGAGAAACGGAAAGATGGCGGATTTGAAGCTCGTCCAACTAAACAAGTTCAAGACTGA
- the LOC104756848 gene encoding probable methyltransferase PMT2 — MAMKSSSADGKTRSSVQIFIVFSLCCFFYILGAWQRSGFGKGDSIALEMTNSGADCNIVPSLNFETHHAGESSIVGASEAAKVKAFEPCDARYTDYTPCQDQRRAMTFPRDSMIYRERHCAPEKEKLHCLIPAPKGYVTPFSWPKSRDYVPYANAPYKALTVEKAIQNWIQYEGEVFRFPGGGTQFPQGADKYIDQLASVIPMENGTVRTALDTGCGVASWGAYLWSRNVRAMSFAPRDSHEAQVQFALERGVPAVIGVLGTIKLPYPTRAFDMAHCSRCLIPWGANDGMYLMEVDRVLRPGGYWILSGPPINWKVNYKAWQRPKEDLQEEQRKIEEAAKLLCWEKKYEHGEIAIWQKRVNDEACRSRQDDPRANFCKTDDSDDVWYKKMEACITPYPETSSSDEVAGGELQVFPDRLNAVPPRISSGSISGVTVDAYEDDNRQWKKHVKAYKRINSLLDTGRYRNIMDMNAGFGGFAAALESQKLWVMNVVPTIAEKNRLGVVYERGLIGIFHDWCEAFSTYPRTYDLIHANHLFSLYKNKCNADDILLEMDRILRPEGAVIIRDDVDTLIKVKRIISGMRWDAKLVDHEDGPLVPEKVLIAVKQYWVTNSTSSH; from the exons ATGGCGATGAAGTCTAGTTCTGCTGATGGTAAAACCAGAAGCTCTGTTCAGATCTTCATTGTGTTTAGTTTATGTTGCTTCTTCTACATTCTGGGAGCATGGCAACGTAGCGGGTTTGGTAAAGGAGACAGTATCGCTCTTGAGATGACAAACAGTGGTGCTGACTGCAACATTGTTCCGAGCTTGAACTTCGAGACTCATCACGCAGGGGAGTCAAGTATTGTTGGTGCTTCTGAAGCAGCAAAGGTCAAGGCTTTCGAACCGTGCGATGCTCGTTACACGGATTACACTCCATGTCAAGATCAGAGACGCGCCATGACTTTCCCGAGAGATAGTATGATTTACAGAGAGAGACATTGCGCTCCTGAGAAGGAGAAACTTCACTGTCTTATACCAGCTCCTAAAGGATATGTTACACCTTTCTCTTGGCCTAAGAGTCGAGATTATGTGCCTTATGCTAATGCACCGTATAAAGCATTGACTGTTGAGAAGGCTATTCAGAATTGGATTCAGTATGAGGGTGAAGTTTTTAGATTCCCTGGTGGTGGAACTCAGTTCCCTCAAGGTGCTGATAAGTATATTGATCAGCTTGCTTCGGTTATACCTATGGAGAACGGAACTGTTAGGACTGCTTTGGACACTGGTTGTGGG GTTGCAAGTTGGGGAGCATACTTATGGAGCAGAAATGTACGTGCGATGTCTTTTGCACCAAGAGATTCACACGAGGCTCAGGTCCAATTTGCTCTCGAGAGAGGTGTTCCTGCTGTTATTGGTGTTCTTGGTACCATAAAGTTGCCATACCCAACACGGGCTTTTGACATGGCTCATTGCTCTCGGTGTTTGATTCCATGGGGAGCAAATG ATGGGATGTATTTGATGGAAGTGGACCGTGTGCTTAGACCCGGTGGCTACTGGATTCTATCTGGTCCTCCAATCAACTGGAAAGTCAACTACAAGGCATGGCAACGTCCCAAGGAGGACCTTCAAGAGGAACAaagaaagattgaggaagctgCTAAACTTCTTTGTTGGGAGAAGAAGTATGAACATGGTGAGATCGCAATCTGGCAGAAGAGAGTCAATGATGAGGCATGCCGATCAAGACAAGATGACCCTAGAGCCAATTTCTGCAAAACCGATGATAGTGATGATGTCTG GTACAAGAAAATGGAGGCATGTATTACGCCGTATCCGGAGACAAGTAGCTCAGATGAAGTAGCTGGTGGTGAGCTTCAGGTTTTCCCAGATAGGCTCAACGCAGTGCCGCCAAGGATCTCTAGTGGTTCCATCTCTGGTGTTACTGTTGATGCCTATGAAGACGATAACCGACAGTGGAAAAAACATGTGAAAGCATACAAGAGAATCAACAGTCTACTTGATACTGGAAGGTACCGTAACATCATGGACATGAACGCAGGGTTTGGTGGATTTGCTGCTGCTCTTGAGTCCCAAAAGCTTTGGGTTATGAATGTTGTTCCAACCATTGCCGAAAAGAATAGACTTGGAGTTGTATATGAACGTGGACTCATTGGTATCTTCCACGACTG GTGTGAGGCTTTCTCTACATACCCAAGAACATATGACCTAATCCACGCAAACCACCTCTTCAGTCTGTACAAGAacaa GTGCAATGCTGATGACATTCTTCTGGAGATGGATCGAATTCTCCGACCGGAAGGAGCAGTTATAATCCGGGACGATGTTGACACATTGATCAAGGTGAAGAGAATCATCTCTGGAATGAGATGGGATGCGAAGCTGGTTGATCATGAGGATGGTCCTTTAGTTCCTGAGAAGGTTTTGATTGCTGTGAAGCAGTACTGGGTCACCAACTCCACCTCGTCTCACTGA
- the LOC109129885 gene encoding sphinganine C4-monooxygenase 1-like — MILFTLINVSTSSRIITAPSGRRIRSISRRMSSALHLKXLDTVGGALSFLISGMSPRTSIFFFSFATIKTVDDHCGLCLPGNLFHMFFKNNTAYHDVHHQLYGSKFNFSQPFFVMWDRILGTYMPYSLEKRKDGGFEARPTKQVKD, encoded by the coding sequence ATGATTCTCTTCACCTTGATCAATGTGTCAACATCGTCCCGGATTATAACTGCTCCTTCTGGTCGGAGAATTCGATCCATCTCCAGAAGAATGTCATCAGCATTGCACCTAAAGANTCTCGATACAGTTGGTGGCGCTTTATCTTTTCTCATCTCGGGTATGTCTCCAAGaacttcaatcttcttcttctcctttgctaCTATCAAAACCGTGGATGACCATTGCGGACTCTGCCTCCCCGGGAACCTCTTCCATATGTTTTTCAAGAACAACACTGCGTATCATGATGTGCATCATCAGCTTTATGGAAGCAAATTCAACTTCTCTCAGCCTTTCTTTGTCATGTGGGATCGGATTCTCGGTACTTACATGCCTTACTCACTTGAGAAACGGAAAGATGGCGGATTTGAAGCTCGTCCAACTAAACAAGTTAAAGACTGA
- the LOC104756852 gene encoding 60S ribosomal protein L34-1 isoform X1: MVQRLVYRSRHSYATKSNQHRIVKTPGGKLVYQTTKKRASGPKCPVTGKRIQGIPHLRPSEYKRSRLSRNRRTVNRAYGGVLSGSAVRERIIRAFLVEEQKIVKKVLKLQKAKEKVAPKA, from the exons ATGGTGCAGCGTCTTGTTTACCGGTCGCGCCACAGCTACGCCACCAAATCCAACCAGCACCGTATCGTCAAGACTCCAG GAGGTAAATTGGTGTATCAAACCACCAAGAAGAGAGCTAGTGGCCCCAAATGCCCTGTTACTGGCAAGCGTATTCAAGGA ATTCCTCACTTGAGGCCTTCTGAATACAAGAGGTCTAGATTATCAAGAAACAGGAGGACTGTTAACCGTGCATATGGTGGAGTCTTGTCTGGTTCTGCAGTCAGGGAAAG GATTATTCGTGCATTCCTTGTCGAAGAGCAAAAGATTGTGAAGAAAGTGTTGAAACTCCAAAAGGCTAAGGAGAAAGTAGCCCCCAAGGCTTAA
- the LOC104756852 gene encoding 60S ribosomal protein L34-1 isoform X2 codes for MVQRLVYRSRHSYATKSNQHRIVKTPGGKLVYQTTKKRASGPKCPVTGKRIQGIPHLRPSEYKRSRLSRNRRTVNRAYGGVLSGSAVRERIIRAFLVEEQKIVKKVLKLQKAKEKVAPKA; via the exons ATGGTGCAGCGTCTTGTTTACCGGTCGCGCCACAGCTACGCCACCAAATCCAACCAGCACCGTATCGTCAAGACTCCAG GAGGTAAATTGGTGTATCAAACCACCAAGAAGAGAGCTAGTGGCCCCAAATGCCCTGTTACTGGCAAGCGTATTCAAGGA ATTCCTCACTTGAGGCCTTCTGAATACAAGAGGTCTAGATTATCAAGAAACAGGAGGACTGTTAACCGTGCATATG GTGGAGTCTTGTCTGGTTCTGCAGTCAGGGAAAG GATTATTCGTGCATTCCTTGTCGAAGAGCAAAAGATTGTGAAGAAAGTGTTGAAACTCCAAAAGGCTAAGGAGAAAGTAGCCCCCAAGGCTTAA
- the LOC104759417 gene encoding E3 ubiquitin-protein ligase RNF181-like: protein MPVVEMNGCEGECVICLEEWKSEETVKEMPCKHRFHGGCVEKWLGFHGSCPVCRDEMHVDGDEVGKKRNDGGEVWVRFSFNDGRRELEILLVKTMEAVMVMVTLLDLVAQFSPRFRVTEAFL, encoded by the coding sequence ATGCCGGTTGTAGAGATGAATGGCTGCGAAGGAGAGTGTGTGATCTGCTTGGAGGAGTGGAAGTCCGAGGAGACGGTGAAGGAGATGCCGTGTAAGCATAGGTTTCATGGTGGATGTGTAGAgaaatggttagggtttcaTGGATCGTGTCCTGTTTGTAGGGACGAGATGCATGTTGATGGAGATGAGGTTGGGAAGAAAAGAAACGACGGAGGAGAGGTTTGGGTTAGGTTTAGTTTCAACGATGGTCGGAGAGAGCTAGAGATTCTTCTGGTCAAGACGATGGAAGCAGTGATGGTGATGGTAACACTATTGGATCTAGTGGCACAGTTTAGTCCGAGATTTAGGGTTACAGAAGCTTTTTTGTAA
- the LOC104756849 gene encoding protein FEZ, giving the protein MGERNDDGDQKMEEVLLPGFRFHPTDEELVSFYLKRKVQHNPLSIELIRQLDIYKYDPWDLPKFAMTGEKEWYFYCPRDRKYRNSSRPNRVTGAGFWKATGTDRPIYSSEGNKCIGLKKSLVFYKGRAAKGVKTDWMMHEFRLPSLSEPSPPSKRFFDSPVSPNDSWAICRIFKKTNTTTLRALSHSFVSSLPPETSTDTMSDQKPSNTYHFSSDKILKTSSHYQFHHENMNTPKTSNSTTPTVATISPFSYLDLTSYDKPLNVFTPVSCLEQQYLTNLFLSTQETQPQFPRPTLPTLSNEIPSFLLNTSSDSTYLGMGEYTNHIDLSAVLAQEECPALVSLPQEYQEKGFEGNGVMKNMRGSSEDHHGHCDTLRYDDFASTIDESHHHHHQELKQNMTLLESYYSSLSSINGDLPVCFSTT; this is encoded by the exons ATGGGAGAGAGAAACGATGATGGAGATCAGAAAATGGAGGAAGTACTGTTGCCTGGATTTAGGTTTCATCCAACCGACGAAGAGCTCGTAAGCTTCTACTTGAAGCGGAAGGTTCAACACAATCCTCTCTCCATCGAGCTCATAAGACAACTCGATATCTACAAATACGACCCCTGGGATCTTCCAA AGTTTGCGATGACGGGTGAAAAAGAATGGTATTTTTATTGTCCGAGGGACAGGAAGTATCGGAACAGCTCGAGGCCAAACCGAGTGACTGGAGCTGGTTTCTGGAAAGCCACGGGAACGGACCGGCCAATATACTCATCGGAGGGAAACAAATGCATAGGTTTAAAGAAGTCTTTAGTGTTCTACAAAGGAAGAGCTGCGAAAGGAGTTAAGACTGATTGGATGATGCATGAGTTTCGTTTGCCTTCTCTCTCCGAACCATCTCCTCCTTCTAAGAGATTCTTCGACTCTCCTGTCTCTCCCAAC GATTCATGGGCTATATGCAGAATCTTCAAAAAGACCAACACAACGACCCTAAGAGCTCTCTCTCACTCCTTTGTTTCCTCGTTACCACCAGAAACAAGTACCGACACAATGTCCGACCAAAAGCCATCAAACACATACCATTTTTCTTCAGACAAGATCCTCAAAACTAGCTCTCACTACCAGTTCCACCATGAGAATATGAACACTCCCAAAACTAGTAATAGTACAACTCCTACCGTTGCCACTATAAGTCCCTTCTCTTACTTGGATTTGACATCTTATGACAAACCACTCAATGTTTTCACTCCGGTGTCATGTTTAGAACAACAATACCTCacaaatctctttctttctacacaagaaacacaaccTCAGTTTCCTAGGCCTACCTT GCCTACCTTGTCCAACGAAATCCCATCGTTTCTACTAAACACGTCCTCAGATTCGACCTACTTGGGAATGGGAGAATACACAAACCATATCGACCTCAGCGCGGTGTTGGCCCAAGAGGAGTGTCCTGCTCTTGTAAGCCTACCACAGGAGTACCAAGAGAAAGGATTCGAAGGAAATGGCGTTATGAAGAACATGCGTGGCTCCAGTGAAGATCATCATGGTCATTGCGACACACTTCGGTACGATGATTTCGCTTCAACGATTGATGAGagccaccatcatcatcatcaggagCTGAAACAGAACATGACGTTGCTGGAGAGTTATTATTCCTCTTTATCGTCCATTAATGGTGATTTGCCAGTTTGTTTCTCCACTACTTGA